Below is a window of Pseudomonas sp. B21-040 DNA.
GTAAGGGTCGGTGTATTGGCGAAGGACGGCTTCCACCGCTGCGCGATTGACGGCGCTCATGGGCAACTCCGATAGCAAGACAGGAAAATCAGGCTGGTATCCTACCTGTTCTGTTGGCCGGACGGCATGCTTTCAGGACGTGACAATTATCCTGTGGCCAGATGCAACCTGTAGCAGCTGGCGAAGCCTGCGTTCGACTGCGAAGCAGTCGTGTATCCCGGCAACCCGGATGACCTGAAACACCGCAGTGTCCGGTTTTACGACGGCTGCGCCGCCGGACGCAGCCTTCGGCAGCTGCTACAAAGGTCCGCGGTGCCGGTCGCGGGGGTGAAAAATATGCGCTGGCGCTTTATAGTGGCCGACCTCCGTTTCATCAAGTAGCCGAGCCCCATGTCCGAGCCACGCAAGATCCTCGTCACCAGCGCCCTGCCCTATGCCAATGGTTCGATCCATCTTGGCCACATGCTGGAATACATCCAGACCGATATGTGGGTGCGTTTCCAGAAGCACCGCGGCAATCAATGCATTTACGTCTGCGCCGACGACGCCCACGGCTCGGCGATCATGTTGCGCGCGGAAAAGGAAGGCATCACCCCGGAACAACTGATCGCCAACGTCCAGGCTGAACACAGCGCCGACTTTGCCGAGTTCCTGGTGGACTTCGACAACTTCCACTCCACTCACGCCGAAGAAAACCGTGAGCTGTCGAGCCAGATCTACCTGAAGCTGCGCGACGCCGGGCACATCGCCCAGCGCTCGATCACGCAGTACTTCGACCCGGAAAAGAAAATGTTCCTGGCCGACCGCTTCATCAAGGGCACCTGCCCGAAATGCGGCACCGAAGACCAGTACGGCGACAACTGCGAAAAATGCGGTGCGACTTACGCGCCCACCGATCTGAAGGATCCGAAGTCGGCCATCTCTGGCGCCACCCCGGTGCTCAAGGATTCCCAGCACTTCTTCTTCAAGCTGCCGGACTTCCAGGAAATGCTGCAAGCCTGGACCCGCAGTGGGACCCTGCAAGACGCCGTCGCGAACAAGATCGCCGAATGGCTGGATGCCGGCCTGCAACAGTGGGACATCTCCCGTGATGCACCGTACTTCGGTTTCGAGATCCCGGGCGAGCCAGGCAAGTATTTCTACGTGTGGCTGGACGCGCCGATCGGCTACATGGCCAGCTTCAAGAACCTCTGCGATCGCACGCCGGAGCTGGATTTCGACGCGTTCTGGAACAAAGATTCCACCGCCGAGCTGTACCATTTCATCGGCAAGGACATCGTCAACTTCCACGCCCTGTTCTGGCCAGCCATGCTCGAAGGCGCCGGTTTCCGTAAACCGACCGGCATCAACGTCCACGGCTACCTGACCGTCAACGGTCAGAAAATGTCCAAATCGCGCGGCACCTTCATCAAGGCCCGGACTTACCTGGATCACCTGTCGCCGGAATACCTGCGTTATTACTACGCGGCCAAGTTGAGCCGTGGCGTCGACGATCTGGACCTGAACCTTGAGGACTTCGTGCAGAAGGTCAACTCGGACCTGGTCGGCAAAGTCGTCAACATTGCCAGCCGTTGCGCCGGTTTCATCAACAAGGGCAATGCCGGCGTGATGGTCGACACCAACGCCGCGCCGGAATTGACCGATGCCTTCCTGGCCGCCGCGCCAAGCATCGCCGACGCCTATGAAGCCCGCGACTTCGCCCGCGCCATGCGCGAGATCATGGGCCTGGCCGACCGCGCCAACGCCTGGATCGCCGACAAGGCGCCGTGGTCGCTGAACAAACAGGAAGGCAAGCAGGATGAAGTTCAGGCCATCTGCGCCACGGGCATCAACCTGTTCCGCCAACTGGTGATCTTCCTCAAGCCGGTCCTGCCGTTGCTGGCAGCCGACGCCGAAGCGTTCCTGAACGTCGCTCCGCTGACCTGGAACGACCACGCGACCTTGCTCAGCAACCATCAGTTGAACGAGTTCAAGCCTTTGATGACTCGTATCGACCCGGTGAAAGTGCAGGCGATGAGCGATGCTTCCAAAGAAGATCTGACCGCCAGCGCAACCGACACCGGCGAAACCGCGCCTGCCGGCAACGGTGAACTGGCCAAAGATCCCCTGTCGCCAGAAATCGAGTTCGACGCCTTTGCTGCCGTCGATCTGCGCGTCGCACTGATCCTCAAGGCCGAACACGTGGAAGGCGCGGACAAGTTGTTGCGCCTGACCCTGGACATCGGTGACGAGCAACGCAACGTGTTCTCCGGGATCAAGAGCGCTTATCCGGACCCGTCCAAGCTCAATGGTCGCCTGACCATGATGATCGCCAACCTCAAGCCACGGAAAATGAAGTTCGGCATTTCCGAAGGCATGGTGATGGCGGCCGGCCCTGGCGGTGAAGAAATCTACCTGCTCAGCCCTGATAGCGGCGCCAAGCCGGGTCAGCGCATCAAGTAAACGTGTTGCGGTAAACCGATCCCACAGTCGTGCCTGACGCGACTGTGGGATTTTCATATCTGGCCCCCCCTCCGTCCTTGCCGGATAATGCCTAAGCTTTTTAGACCGCTGAGTTAAAAAGCCCCCGTTCTTGCCGGCACGATCATGACCGAAATACTGCTTACGCTTATCAGCGCTGCCCTGATCAACAACGTCGTGTTGCACTGGCCGCTGGGCGTCGATCCACTGGTGGGCAATGAGCATCGGCAAGTCCATGCGCTGGGTATAGCGACGGCATGCCTGACGCTGATCGTCGGCCTGTCGGGCTATTTGGCCAACCGTTGGTTGCTGGTGCCGCTGGATCTGACATCACTGCGTCTATTCGTGTTCTTGCCATTGAGCGTTCTGCTGATTGGGCCATTGTTGAAAGCACTGTCACGGTTACTGCCGACACTGGCGTTCGACGGCCTCTGGCCACTGCTGGCAGGCAACGCGGGCGTGCTCGGCCTGACGTTGCTCAACGCCCAGGACGACAAAGGATTCTTTCACGCAACCGCCCTGAGCCTCGGCGCCGGGCTGGGGTTTTGGCTGGTGCTGAGCCTGTTCAGCGATTTGCGCCAGCGCACACTCGATAACGATGTCCCCCTGCCCTTTCGAGGCCTGCCGATCGAGTTGATCGGGGCCGGACTGATTGCAGTGGCATTTCTCGGATTTAGCGGACTGATCAAAACATGAGTCTGATTCAACGCATCGACGCCCTCTTGCCCCAGACTCAGTGCGGCAAGTGTGGCCACCCCGGATGCAAGCCCTACGCCGAAGGCATCGCCAGCGGTGAGCCGATCAACAAGTGCCCGCCCGGCGGCAGCGAAACCATCGAGGCCCTGGCCGAGTTGCTGACAGTACCGGTGCTGGAACTGGACATCAGTCGCGGCTCGGCCCCGGCGCAGATAGCCTACATTCGTGAGGCCGAATGCATCGGCTGCACGAAATGCATCCAGGCTTGCCCGGTTGACGCCATCGTCGGCGCGGCCAAGTTGATGCACACAGTGATCGTCGATGAATGCACCGGTTGCGACCTGTGCGTGGCGCCCTGCCCGGTGGACTGCATCGAGATGCGACCGCTGCCGCTAGACACGGTGCTGCCAATTGTCGGCGGACTGGCCACAAGCCTTGAAGAGCAACAGGCACGCGCCGCCAAGCGCAACCGGGCACGACGCCGATTTGAACAGCGCAATGCCCGCCTGCAGCGCGAAGAGGAACAAAAACTCGCTGAACGCCAGGCCCGTGCCCAACGCTCCGTTGTGCACAGTGAAGCGCCTACGACCGACCCGGTACAGGCAGCCCT
It encodes the following:
- the metG gene encoding methionine--tRNA ligase — encoded protein: MSEPRKILVTSALPYANGSIHLGHMLEYIQTDMWVRFQKHRGNQCIYVCADDAHGSAIMLRAEKEGITPEQLIANVQAEHSADFAEFLVDFDNFHSTHAEENRELSSQIYLKLRDAGHIAQRSITQYFDPEKKMFLADRFIKGTCPKCGTEDQYGDNCEKCGATYAPTDLKDPKSAISGATPVLKDSQHFFFKLPDFQEMLQAWTRSGTLQDAVANKIAEWLDAGLQQWDISRDAPYFGFEIPGEPGKYFYVWLDAPIGYMASFKNLCDRTPELDFDAFWNKDSTAELYHFIGKDIVNFHALFWPAMLEGAGFRKPTGINVHGYLTVNGQKMSKSRGTFIKARTYLDHLSPEYLRYYYAAKLSRGVDDLDLNLEDFVQKVNSDLVGKVVNIASRCAGFINKGNAGVMVDTNAAPELTDAFLAAAPSIADAYEARDFARAMREIMGLADRANAWIADKAPWSLNKQEGKQDEVQAICATGINLFRQLVIFLKPVLPLLAADAEAFLNVAPLTWNDHATLLSNHQLNEFKPLMTRIDPVKVQAMSDASKEDLTASATDTGETAPAGNGELAKDPLSPEIEFDAFAAVDLRVALILKAEHVEGADKLLRLTLDIGDEQRNVFSGIKSAYPDPSKLNGRLTMMIANLKPRKMKFGISEGMVMAAGPGGEEIYLLSPDSGAKPGQRIK
- a CDS encoding electron transport complex protein RnfA, with amino-acid sequence MTEILLTLISAALINNVVLHWPLGVDPLVGNEHRQVHALGIATACLTLIVGLSGYLANRWLLVPLDLTSLRLFVFLPLSVLLIGPLLKALSRLLPTLAFDGLWPLLAGNAGVLGLTLLNAQDDKGFFHATALSLGAGLGFWLVLSLFSDLRQRTLDNDVPLPFRGLPIELIGAGLIAVAFLGFSGLIKT
- the rsxB gene encoding electron transport complex subunit RsxB; its protein translation is MSLIQRIDALLPQTQCGKCGHPGCKPYAEGIASGEPINKCPPGGSETIEALAELLTVPVLELDISRGSAPAQIAYIREAECIGCTKCIQACPVDAIVGAAKLMHTVIVDECTGCDLCVAPCPVDCIEMRPLPLDTVLPIVGGLATSLEEQQARAAKRNRARRRFEQRNARLQREEEQKLAERQARAQRSVVHSEAPTTDPVQAALERVRAQKAANADAALKKAKIDLAMSRAQLNKSLKAFGHPPTFEQQSQLIVLQQQFEVAEQALAQLESTSPPPAVPTIAPTKDADLKRAKIQLAMRRAELKKAQASEAPAEQIEALQRALGEAEHALHAAEATSDQPLPDLVRVEKRPIDSQLRQLKTELAYARADVSKLERSVDTSSELIDKARARLLEAQRQVDAYVAP